Below is a genomic region from Chitinophagales bacterium.
TCGGCAACGGAATATTGGTGGTTCCCATGCCCAACTGGCTCAGGTTGTCGTTCCATGCTGTTAGATTGATGCGTGTGGCATAGTCGGAGGCAACGGTTCTGCCGGCGGCATTATACGGTGCCAGCGATGTGCAGGATGGCGATGGTATCGTCCAGGCCGCAGCCGAAGTGCTGCCCTCCGGCCGGGAAAGCAATGCAAACTGGTTGTCGATCAGGCCCGGGAAAGCCGACAGGTTGTAGCCGCTGACCGTCATTTGTCCGCCGGAGAAACTGCCTGTGCCGGGTACACCTCCGTTGGCCGGCCGCAGATGCCATTCGCCGCCACTGCTTACCAGCATATACGAGGTGCCACATTCGGCAATAGATACTGGGGAAGTTCCCGTCACCGTATTTTCCCAGGAAGCGCTAATGCGTGATATGCCCAACACAGCAACCGGCGTCACCTCCAGCAGTTGTGCCTGCGTGGTATTGCCTACCGGGAAGGCATAGACGGTATTGCTGTTTACCACTTCACGATGCAGGCTGCCGGAAGGATACAGCGCAGCCAGCCAGCTTTGCGTATAGTGGCTGTTATTCGGCGCGGCAAACGTAACGGCACTTGCTGCTGTGGCGGTGATCAGCAGGGTTTTCGCATTGGCATACATCAGCCCATCCTGAAAGGTCAACTGATGTGCAACACTGATATCGCTGAGCATGCGCACACCGTCCGTATTTACACTGCTGTTGTTGACATACAGATCATAAAAAACGGTGTTGGCGGCGCTCACATTCTGGAGCTGGCTGCTTTCCAGGAAAACCGTTCCCATGCTGCCTGCCATGAT
It encodes:
- a CDS encoding T9SS type A sorting domain-containing protein; the protein is MLCCFHAAAQDLLYLDGSGATPNLTIQNGAKVYVQGGFTANAGNTQADISGELHLTDGISSSSSAFKDNTAAGCIMAGSMGTVFLESSQLQNVSAANTVFYDLYVNNSSVNTDGVRMLSDISVAHQLTFQDGLMYANAKTLLITATAASAVTFAAPNNSHYTQSWLAALYPSGSLHREVVNSNTVYAFPVGNTTQAQLLEVTPVAVLGISRISASWENTVTGTSPVSIAECGTSYMLVSSGGEWHLRPANGGVPGTGSFSGGQMTVSGYNLSAFPGLIDNQFALLSRPEGSTSAAAWTIPSPSCTSLAPYNAAGRTVASDYATRINLTAWNDNLSQLGMGTTNIPLPIELLSLLAWNAGPVNELSWITASEINSDQFGIERSSDGKSFEWIGTEKAAGTSFKSLQYFYTDHSPLSGLNYYRLKMMDKDASFTYSNVAIVDRQPESVAGVIIYPNPGTGDITLQVTSQQDETAEVRLTDALGRLLNTMTVHLHSGINRLVLPTAQLSAAVYYVQVIDGRDDASGIIKFLKAD